One genomic window of Clostridioides sp. ES-S-0054-01 includes the following:
- the xseB gene encoding exodeoxyribonuclease VII small subunit, which produces MNLTYEEAYKRLESILNDLESKNASLDESLSLYEEGISLYKHCNKLLDDAKLKISKFNQLGIEEDFRVEEE; this is translated from the coding sequence ATGAATTTAACCTATGAAGAAGCTTATAAAAGATTAGAGAGCATTTTAAATGATTTAGAATCTAAAAATGCTAGCTTAGATGAATCTTTAAGCTTGTATGAAGAAGGTATAAGCCTTTATAAACATTGTAATAAGCTTTTAGATGATGCTAAATTGAAAATAAGTAAATTTAATCAATTAGGAATAGAAGAAGACTTTAGAGTAGAGGAGGAATAA
- a CDS encoding polyprenyl synthetase family protein: protein MEFKQCLKEKASFIENILKEYMPKEEGYQKTVIEAMNYSLSAGGKRLRPILTLEACKIVGGNEEDAIPFAIAIEMIHTYSLIHDDLPALDNDDLRRGRPTNHKVYGEAMGILAGDALLNYAFEVMLAGSINKENPEKYLKAINEIAKGAGIYGMIGGQVVDVESENKQIEKEKLDYIHMNKTAAMMVGCMRAGATIGGANSEQMEDITKYAKNIGLSFQIVDDILDIVGDEAKLGKKVGSDIENHKSTYPSILGLNKSKEIAHNLIDEAKKSIEKLSDDVDFLKGLAEYIIDREY, encoded by the coding sequence TTGGAATTTAAACAATGCCTGAAAGAAAAAGCGAGTTTTATAGAAAATATACTTAAAGAATATATGCCTAAAGAAGAGGGGTATCAAAAAACTGTTATTGAAGCTATGAACTACAGTTTGAGTGCTGGAGGTAAGAGATTAAGACCAATACTTACATTAGAGGCCTGTAAAATAGTTGGAGGGAATGAAGAAGACGCTATTCCTTTTGCTATTGCAATTGAAATGATACATACATACTCACTAATACATGATGATTTGCCAGCTCTTGACAATGATGACTTAAGAAGAGGAAGACCAACAAATCATAAAGTATATGGAGAAGCTATGGGCATTTTAGCAGGAGATGCGCTACTAAATTATGCTTTTGAAGTAATGCTTGCAGGTTCAATCAATAAAGAAAACCCGGAAAAATATCTAAAAGCTATAAATGAGATAGCTAAAGGTGCTGGTATATATGGAATGATAGGCGGTCAAGTAGTAGATGTAGAAAGTGAAAATAAACAAATTGAAAAAGAAAAATTAGACTATATACATATGAATAAAACTGCTGCAATGATGGTAGGCTGTATGAGGGCAGGAGCTACTATAGGTGGAGCAAATTCAGAACAAATGGAAGATATAACTAAATATGCAAAAAATATCGGATTATCATTCCAGATAGTAGATGATATACTAGACATAGTAGGAGATGAAGCTAAGTTAGGGAAAAAGGTTGGAAGTGATATAGAAAATCATAAGTCAACGTATCCATCTATTTTAGGTTTAAATAAATCTAAAGAAATTGCACATAATCTGATTGATGAAGCAAAGAAGAGTATAGAAAAATTATCTGACGATGTAGATTTTTTAAAGGGATTGGCTGAATATATAATAGATAGAGAATACTAA
- a CDS encoding divergent PAP2 family protein, with amino-acid sequence MDFFSEIFNNGALGISLIACFLAQFIKIFTGKEKRIELSRILISGGMPSSHSSFVTSLATVVGIEKGFNSTDFAIITVLALIIMYDAAGVRRAVGKQATILNQMVADIQHGKHIEQKKLKELIGHTPLEVWFGALLGIVTALILM; translated from the coding sequence ATGGACTTTTTTTCGGAGATTTTTAACAATGGGGCTTTGGGAATAAGTCTGATTGCTTGTTTCTTAGCACAATTTATAAAAATATTTACTGGCAAAGAAAAAAGAATTGAGTTATCAAGAATACTTATTTCAGGAGGTATGCCTAGTTCCCATAGTTCTTTTGTTACAAGTTTAGCCACAGTGGTAGGTATTGAAAAAGGGTTTAATTCTACTGATTTTGCTATAATTACCGTGCTTGCCTTGATTATAATGTACGATGCAGCAGGTGTTAGACGGGCTGTTGGTAAACAAGCCACTATATTAAATCAAATGGTAGCAGATATACAACATGGAAAGCATATAGAGCAGAAGAAATTAAAAGAATTAATAGGTCATACACCACTAGAAGTTTGGTTTGGAGCTTTACTTGGGATAGTAACAGCTTTAATATTGATGTAA
- a CDS encoding 1-deoxy-D-xylulose-5-phosphate synthase, producing MYKYLDKVNSPKDIKNMSIEEMDLLAKDIRKFLVKSVSKTGGHLASNLGVVELTLALHKVFNSPKDKIVWDVGHQSYVHKIVTGRKDCFVSLRQFNGLSGFPKESESPHDIFDTGHSSTSISIATGIACARDIKKENYSVISVIGDGSITGGMALEALNQLGYINTNMIVILNDNEMSIDKNVGGMSKYLSSIIRNSTVEKMTDEVDKILNVTQTGEILSKTAHRFKDKLMCSFSPQDCSFFDSLGIRYYGPIDGHNTKDLIDILRKAKHKKGTVLLHVITKKGKGYRFAEVQPDKYHGVSKFDIKTGVTTSKVKSMSTSVGEKLVDMANDNEEIVAITAAMPSGTGLNLFESAYPKRYYDVGIAEQHATGFAAGLAKSGMKPYFAVYSSFLQRAYDQVIHDVCITKKPVTFLIDRAGLVGNDGETHHGMFDLSYLNSIPNIVVMAPKDTKEMELMMDLSLKVDCPLAIRYPRGNSYYLNKGEYKEIILGKFEVLDNGQDTVIFSIGSMVKHALEAKELLLKEGINPTIVNARFLKPMDEDMLSVLLKTHKNVVTIEDNIVTGGFGSRINKFIIDNKYKVNILNIAIPEEFIKHGNADELYDFVGLSPKSIADKIRKLVIE from the coding sequence ATGTATAAATATTTAGATAAAGTAAATTCTCCAAAGGATATAAAAAATATGAGTATAGAAGAAATGGATTTACTTGCAAAGGATATAAGAAAGTTCTTAGTAAAATCTGTTTCAAAGACAGGAGGACACTTAGCCTCTAATTTAGGAGTAGTTGAGTTAACATTAGCACTTCATAAAGTATTTAATAGTCCTAAAGATAAGATTGTATGGGATGTAGGACATCAATCTTATGTTCATAAAATAGTTACTGGAAGAAAAGATTGTTTTGTATCTTTGAGACAATTTAATGGACTAAGTGGTTTTCCAAAGGAGAGTGAAAGTCCTCATGATATTTTTGACACAGGACATAGCAGTACATCTATTTCTATAGCTACAGGTATTGCCTGTGCTAGGGATATAAAAAAAGAAAACTATAGTGTTATATCTGTAATAGGAGATGGTTCTATAACTGGAGGTATGGCACTTGAAGCTTTAAACCAATTAGGATATATAAATACCAATATGATAGTAATCCTTAATGATAATGAGATGTCCATAGATAAAAATGTTGGTGGAATGTCTAAATATCTGTCAAGTATTATAAGAAACTCAACAGTTGAGAAAATGACAGATGAAGTTGATAAAATTTTAAATGTTACACAAACAGGTGAAATTTTATCTAAGACTGCACATAGATTTAAAGATAAACTAATGTGTAGCTTTTCTCCTCAGGACTGTTCATTTTTTGATTCATTAGGTATAAGATATTATGGACCTATAGATGGTCATAATACTAAAGACTTAATAGATATATTGAGAAAGGCTAAACACAAAAAAGGGACTGTTCTTTTACATGTAATTACGAAAAAAGGAAAAGGGTATAGATTTGCAGAAGTACAACCTGATAAATATCATGGAGTATCTAAGTTTGATATAAAGACAGGTGTTACAACTTCAAAAGTTAAGTCTATGTCAACTAGTGTTGGAGAAAAACTGGTTGATATGGCTAATGATAATGAAGAGATAGTAGCAATAACTGCTGCTATGCCATCTGGTACTGGGTTAAATTTATTTGAAAGTGCATACCCGAAAAGATATTATGATGTTGGTATAGCTGAACAACATGCAACAGGATTTGCAGCAGGTCTTGCAAAAAGTGGTATGAAACCTTACTTTGCTGTGTATTCATCATTTTTGCAAAGGGCATATGACCAGGTTATTCACGATGTATGTATAACAAAAAAGCCAGTTACCTTTCTTATAGATAGAGCTGGGTTAGTTGGAAATGATGGAGAAACTCATCATGGTATGTTTGATTTAAGTTACTTGAATTCTATTCCAAATATTGTAGTAATGGCACCAAAAGACACAAAAGAGATGGAACTTATGATGGATTTGTCATTGAAAGTAGATTGCCCATTAGCGATTAGATACCCAAGAGGAAATAGTTATTACCTAAATAAGGGAGAATATAAAGAAATTATATTAGGTAAGTTTGAGGTATTAGATAATGGACAAGATACAGTTATATTTTCTATTGGAAGTATGGTGAAACATGCTTTAGAAGCTAAAGAACTGTTATTAAAAGAAGGAATAAATCCCACAATAGTTAATGCTAGGTTTCTAAAACCGATGGATGAAGATATGCTGAGTGTTTTATTAAAAACTCATAAAAATGTAGTTACTATAGAGGATAACATTGTAACTGGAGGGTTTGGAAGTAGAATAAATAAGTTTATTATAGATAATAAGTATAAGGTAAATATACTTAATATAGCAATACCAGAAGAATTTATAAAACATGGCAATGCAGATGAATTATATGATTTTGTAGGATTATCGCCAAAGAGTATTGCTGATAAAATAAGGAAACTAGTCATTGAGTAA
- a CDS encoding TlyA family RNA methyltransferase → MKKRIDLLLVEQGHFESRERAKKAIMAGLVFVDNQRCDKAGTEVKEDCNIEVKGNPIPYVSRGGLKLEKAMKNFDLTIDGKVCMDIGASTGGFTDCMLKNGAIKVFSIDVGYGQLAWKLRQDDRVVCMERTNIRNVTIEDTKQFADFASIDVSFISLKLVLPKAKELVRHDGEIVALIKPQFEAGREKVGKKGVVREKSTHIEVIKMISDFSVENGFEILGLDFSPIKGPEGNIEYLIHLRNGNEGYEFDGETYNNKIVEVVEASHNLDK, encoded by the coding sequence ATGAAAAAAAGAATAGATTTATTGTTAGTAGAACAAGGGCATTTTGAAAGTAGGGAAAGAGCTAAAAAAGCAATAATGGCTGGATTAGTTTTTGTTGATAATCAAAGGTGTGATAAGGCTGGTACAGAAGTAAAAGAGGACTGCAATATAGAAGTAAAAGGAAATCCAATACCATATGTAAGTAGGGGTGGTTTAAAGCTTGAAAAAGCAATGAAAAACTTTGATTTAACTATTGATGGAAAAGTATGTATGGATATTGGTGCATCTACAGGTGGTTTTACAGATTGTATGCTCAAAAATGGAGCAATAAAAGTATTTTCTATAGATGTTGGTTATGGTCAACTTGCATGGAAATTGAGACAAGATGATAGAGTTGTGTGTATGGAAAGGACCAATATAAGAAATGTGACAATAGAAGATACAAAGCAGTTTGCAGATTTTGCATCGATTGATGTGTCTTTCATATCATTAAAGTTGGTACTTCCAAAAGCAAAGGAGCTAGTACGTCATGATGGAGAAATTGTAGCTTTAATTAAACCTCAATTTGAAGCAGGAAGAGAAAAAGTGGGTAAAAAAGGAGTAGTTAGAGAGAAATCTACACATATAGAAGTTATAAAAATGATTTCTGACTTTTCAGTCGAAAATGGATTTGAGATTTTAGGGTTAGATTTTTCTCCTATTAAAGGACCAGAAGGAAATATAGAATATCTAATTCATTTGAGAAATGGAAATGAAGGATATGAATTTGATGGTGAGACATATAATAATAAAATAGTAGAAGTTGTTGAAGCTTCTCATAATTTAGACAAATAG